From Salarias fasciatus chromosome 5, fSalaFa1.1, whole genome shotgun sequence, a single genomic window includes:
- the LOC115388716 gene encoding carbohydrate sulfotransferase 11-like gives MRKPRAIRTVFALSLGCFIMVIFYVNSLKPASEPVGEKSSGQKTRRSPLQTLYEGDQVESAVQAIHQGRRELLEEACRSYTRKRRVLIPEDLKHVIVDDQHGLLYCYVPKVACTNWKRVLMVLTGVAGSHRDPLDIPANEAHVPGNLRTLSEYSTSQINQRLRSYLKFVFVREPFERLVSAYRNKFTRSYNTAFHKRYGTKIVRRHRPDPQPQALERGDDVSFEEFVYYLVDPATQREEPFNEHWERVHSLCHPCLIHYDVVGKYETLEQDSRYVLQLAGVDQQVTFPTSFKSTRTTGDMAAQFFHNISPFYQKKLYNLYRMDFLLFNYSLPAYLKFR, from the exons ATGAGGAAACCCAGAGCGATCCGGACCGTGTTCGCCCTCAGCCTGGGATGTTTCATCATGGTCATCTTCTATGTGAACAGCCTGAAGCCAG CCTCGGAGCCGGTGGGAGAGAAGAGCAGCGGACagaagacgaggaggagtcCCCTGCAGACGCTGTACGAGGGAGACCAG GTGGAGTCCGCAGTCCAGGCCATCCATCAAGGTCGGCGGGAGCTGTTGGAAGAAGCCTGCCGCTCCTACACCCGCAAACGCCGAGTCCTGATCCCCGAGGACCTGAAGCACGTCATCGTGGACGATCAGCACGGCCTGCTGTACTGCTACGTGCCCAAAGTGGCCTGCACCAACTGGAAGAGGGTGCTCATGGTCCTGACAGGCGTGGCGGGCTCCCACAGGGACCCTTTGGACATCCCTGCCAACGAGGCCCACGTCCCCGGGAACCTCCGGACCCTGTCGGAGTACTCCACCTCCCAGATCAACCAGCGGCTGCGCTCCTACTTGAAGTTCGTCTTTGTGCGCGAGCCCTTCGAGCGGCTGGTGTCCGCCTATCGCAACAAGTTCACGCGCAGTTACAACACCGCTTTCCACAAACGGTACGGCACAAAGATAGTGCGGCGCCACAGGCCGGACCCTCAGCCCCAAGCCCTGGAGCGCGGGGACGACGTGTCCTTCGAGGAGTTCGTGTATTACCTGGTGGACCCGGCCACCCAGCGGGAGGAGCCCTTCAACGAGCACTGGGAGCGGGTGCACTCGCTGTGCCACCCCTGCCTCATCCACTACGACGTGGTGGGGAAGTACGAGACGCTGGAGCAGGACTCCCGCTACGTGCTGCAGCTGGCCGGCGTGGACCAGCAGGTCACCTTCCCCACCTCGTTCAAGAGCACCAGGACTACAGGAGACATGGCGGCCCAGTTCTTCCACAACATCAGCCCTTTTTACCAGAAGAAGCTGTACAATCTGTACCGCATGGACTTCTTGCTCTTCAACTACTCGCTGCCAGCCTACCTGAAGTTCAGATGA